CAATCTGCGCTTGCTCCTCCTTTGTTTCCTGTCTGAATCAGGGTTGGTTGGTGCGCCTTGGCGCTTGCTCGTAGCTTTCAGCCGGGAGCAATCTCGCGTAAGTGGTGCCGGCCGTCATGGAAGAAACGTCTCGACGTACATCCACGGGTGAAAATCTCTGCACCTTGTTTCTCCTCCGTCGTCAGGAATCATGGGAGCTCCGCAATCGGACAGCGGAACGCCGCTTAATCACGACTCGCGCAGCTACCTGCAGGACAGGGACGTCGTCAGGCTTAGGCCAAGAGACCCACGGCACTCTACGGTGTGGAAGAACTCTCGCAGGTCGCCATTGCGGCAGGAAAAGAGCAGCTGGACCCTAGTGCGCAAGTGTACGTAGTGCCTCTCTTCTGCACTCTTCGCTACAATCCTTTATTAGCCGCCCCCAGCTCTTGTTTGTAATTTTGTATGCTGCGTTCGGCGACACAGAAGAAGCTCTCAGCTCAGGCCGTGCCCGTCCATGTCCGGCAAGCTGCACTGGTTCGTCCATCCTTTCCTTGGCGAAAAGGAAGGGACCCGCCACGGAATTTGGGAGGAAAATCGCGTTGGAACTTGGACGCGAGCGGGAGTGCGCACCAGCTATCGAAAGGACATGTCCGAGCGAAGAATCCAAGCGCGGACAGCTTGGAATGCATGTCTGGCCTGCCGCGCAGGTCGGCACGCGCGACCGGTTGGCGATTGGCTCGCGGGTTTCTCGATCTCCCATCAAGTGGCAAGGGTTCGCTAGGGCTCTGTGCCGGCCGCGAGCAGCACAGGACGCTGCGCCTGTGCGCGGGCATGGACGCATCCGGAATCCTCGATCTGAAGTTCTGAACTTGCTGTGCATTGTTCTGTTTGCCATCAGTTACCGTGCCGTGCGACGAGGAATTTGCGTGCGGGTGGCCGGGTGGGTGCCGAGAGGCCGTCGAGTTCCAGATGAACTCTTCCGCCAAGTGGTATACAGACGGGATCTTTTTTCCTTTCAATCTCCTTTTACCAACCGCATAGGAACAGGATCTGATGATCATTCTCGTTGTGTCGCGCGGACTGAGCCATAGCTCAGATGGTAGGTCTCACCCTGCTAATGGATTGAAAACCAAACTATATCCAcatcaatatatttttattatgaaAATTAATATTATTGACAACCCTCCAAATCACTATCACCACAAACCAATCCAATCCAAACATTTCAGCTCATGATGTAATAAACTATTAGCCAAACTATGGTTACAACCCAATAAGAACCCATTTccgaaaaaataaattataatgcAGATTTTGCCACAGCgttttgcacaaaatagctgtTAGTTATAACGAGTTATCTCCAATAAATtttagtcaatttcgataaaattttatagtgtgaacgcgaggttttatttctagggtacGGCTCTTGGCATGGGATccacgtgtaattctagccacgctgttttgtacagagtagctgctagtcataccgagccatctccaataaatttcagtcaatttcgataaaattttatagtgtgaacacggggttttatttttagggtccggctcttgacgtgggacccacgtgtaatTCAGGCCACGCTACTTTGCACAGAATAACTCCTAGTCATACTAattcatctccaacaaatttcagtcaattttgataaaattttatagtgtgaacgcgcggttctatttctagggtccggctcttgacgtgggacccacgtgtaattctagTCACGTTGCTTTGCACAGAAACGCTGCTAGTCATACTGAgccatctccaataaatttcagtcaatttcgataaaattttatagtgtgaacgcgagattttatttttagggtccggctcttgacgtgggacccacgtgtaattcagaccacgctgctttgcacagagtagctcctagtcatactaagtcatctccaataaatttcagtcaatttcgataaaattttataatgtgaacgcgagattttattttTAAGATCCGGCTCTTATGGAATTGACATTTATATATAATCATACTGTTTTGCATAAAGAATCCATTTCAATCCACCATAATCCACTCCAATCcatatttatatagaacccaCTCCACTCCACCCCATTAGATAATATAACTTATTTAAACTCACTCAAACACAATCCATATTAAAATTCAATCCATTAAACTCATTTCAATCCAAACCATTAGCAGGGTGAGGTAGATCCTCCCGTTGAGGACGCTGCCCAACCAGGCTTAACCCGGCGCGCCGCACAATAAAATTTTTCTCACTAGCCAAAGTCAGAGTTTGGGGGTTTCCACGGCCGGTTGCCGCAAGACTTTCTTTTGAAAAATGGTGGGGCCGCTATACCCCAGCTGCACTTTTTTTATATTCTCGTTGCGACGCAGAGAGCAACAACGTTAATCACGTCATGAATTCGGTAAGCGTGCAAGGACAGTAATCGTAGCGCACTTGAAGGTTGGCCAGTTGCCTCCGTCGGACCAAATGTGCTATTTTCAAGCAAAGACATCTGCTACATCGAAAATATATATAGATACAATATTGAAAATATGTAGGAAAAAACTAAATATGTTGTTTCACTCTCGAATGCAAAAATTTCCGCCGCAACATGAACATCATGTTTCATGCAATATTTACCGTGAAACATGCAGAAAATAATAGTTGTAATATCAAATATCAACTATTGAAACATATGTCGTGGCGTCCGATTTTTCTTCTTATCCGGACGTGTGTGTTTTAGCATTTCCGTTTTTTTTTACGCGCCAGAATATTACAGCCCGAGAGCCCAGCCCATCCCAGTCCGGGTCCGTCACTTGCTGCAAACCAAAAGCATCGCAAAGGCCCCCGTCTGGTCACTAATTCCGGCCTACAAAGCCCACCATCTCCGTGAAAAGAGGCCCACGATCGGCTCCACGCACACAACATAATATCTAATCCCCcctcaaaaaaatataatatcttATCCGGACATTATCCAAGTGGAGCGCTCCGATAGGTCCCCCGCCCAGCCTTGAATCTATTCCATCCACTGCAAGTGATCCACGTCAGCCGGGCCCCCACAACAATCCGCGCGGGCTCATCTCCGCCTCTCGACCGGCTCCGGCGATCCGCCCGCCTCTGCGGCCGCCCGCCACAAAATAAGAGCGCGTCGGCCGCCCGACGCCGCACCCGCAACGCGAACTCGAGAGAGATcgacatggccgccgccgccgccgtctccggcctcgccggcgccgccctcgccagCCGGCCGGCATTCTCCACCAGTATGAGTCTTAACTGCCGGCCGTTTAATTTCCTTAGCTTGCGCTGCAGCTGAAGGACCGTAAAATGTTGAGGTTATCGTCCATTAGAGAGTAATGTGTAATGCTCGATCGATCGTCGCGTCGCAGGCTTcgtgcggggcggccgggtgtCGGCGAGGAACCCGCTGATGACGAGGAACCTGGAGAGGAACGGCAGGATCACCTGCATGACGTGAGTTCTTCCTGGCTTACTTATTAATTGGGCTTCGCTTTGTCGGCCAATTAAGAGTAGCGGTGGCCGGGCTCTGTGAAATGAAATCGTTGCTGAAAATCCGTGCTGCTTGTTGTCGTCTGCAGGTTCCCCCGGGACTGGCTGCGGAGGGACCTGAGCGTGATCGGCTTCGGGCTCATCGGGTGGATCGGCCCCTCCAGCGTCCCGGTCATCAACGGCAACAGCCTCACGGGGCTCTTCTTCTCCAGCATCGGCCAGGAGCTCGCCCACTTCCCCACGCCCCCGCCCGTCACCTCCCAGTTCTGGTGAGAGATCGATCGAGACTCACACCACTCGCTCGCTCGCACGGTGATCCGCTTGCTTGTCGGCCACTGCCCGCGTGTATAGCGGCAGCATGCGTTGACGAAATTAACTAACTGCAACTGACAGAGACGAACACGAACTCGCTGcaggctgtggctggtgacGTGGCACCTGGGTCTGTTCATCGTGCTCACCTTCGGCCAGATCGGCTTCAAGGGCAGGACCGAGGACTACTTCGAGAAGTGAGAAGAAGCAAGCGGCTGAGCTCGATCTCGATCTGCTGCCCGCATTCCAACTTTGCTTTGCATAGGGCTCTGATCGATTTGGCTGAATTTATGTGTGGTGCTGCTTTTATGATGAGCTCAATGTACATCAATCGCCCCCCCTCCACGCTTGTGTTTAATTCGATGGATCTAGCTGCTAGTATATCGTAACTGGGAAAAATCTTTACGAATTTAATTTATGCGACAGAAATAATGATAGAGAAATGTTCAGACAATTCGAATTACAAGATGTGCAAACCAGACAGGCTGCGGCGAATGATGGCAACAAGTGGGTATACTAAATTTGTGGATTTTGCGAAACTTGTCTTAGTCCTACCAAATGAttatatttttttggaaaagtccAATTTTTACTCttgaactatcgcaaaagtctgattttcaactttcaactacgaaatcggacaacataggtcatccaactgtcaaaaccggacaaatttggcccttgggtggttttgaaggtggttttgcattttctaaaaaattcaaataaatctaattagatctaaaaaatcaaaactaattcactttaaatcagaaaaatataaaactagtaccaattttttttaaaaaaatgtaacctatctattattgctccattcgaatcttagttattaaaaatttTAGGCATAACTATAAgtaaccaaatattatgaacataaaaatttagatctgaatagctcacaagtcatgtgacaatagataggttacatttttagaaaacttttgatacccatttcatattttttttgacttaaaatgaattattttataaaatttttagtttaaaattgaatatttttaattctcacaaaataaaaaaccacCCAGGGGCCATATTTGCCCGATTTTGACAGTTGAATGAACTATGTTGTCCTAgttaaaggttgaaaatcggacttttgcgatagttggagGGTTTTTTTTTGTACAACGCATATCTTTGCTGAGATACACCCACTTCCTAATTTTTTATCTATGCTTGACATTAGGTGAATCTATAAGCGACAGAATAGCATCCAATAACCTTCAAATGAACTTggtcctgtttagttggtgaaaagttgctggttttggtactgtaacatatttcgttgttacttgacaaataatgtccaatcatgaactaattagacttaaaagattcatttcgtgctaattagttaaactgtgtaattagttatttttttcaactgcatttaatatttcatgcatgtgtccgaacattcgatgtgacaggtacTGTAGAAAAAATTTTAAGAACAAAACAGGGCCTTAGCAAACCGGCAAACGAATAAAATATGATGAACTGCTTCATTGTCACGTTTTACACTCCCATTCCAGTCCCGCATCTATAACTCTTATATAGATGATCCCCACTTAGAGTCATTAATTCTATTTCTTTCAACATGCAAGCTATCCACATCATCATCCACTAGCTAGGATTCCCGTTTAGAGTCATTAATTTTATTTCTCTCAACATACAAGCTATATACATCATCATCCACTAGCTAGGACCTATATGCCTTATATTTATGCTTTTCACCAACACTTCAGTTATTAGAATATCACCGTCTCATTTACTCAATAATGGAACCGTTTTTAGTAGATCAATAGACACCACAATGGCACTAATGGCATTCCATCAACCACTTACATTCCCACCTCCATTGAACACTCCGTTGGTCATCTGCTATATAGGTTGGATCCTCCTCCTCGACAGGACACCGGGAGCTCTGTCATGACTCCATGCGAGCAGCAATAATCGTGTCCTCTCCTTCGTCCATGAAATGGTCGTGCAGGGACGATGGGCTTCATACGAATGGAGGACAGTCGTCGAACTAACAACGACTGCAACAGCAGTTCAGAGTCAACCCCCATGGCTAGCACCACGGCCAGAGGATCAAGGAGACAGTATGCCTACGCAGGGGTAGCATCTGTCGTGGCTGTGCGTCCATGGCCAGCGATTGCTGGTGCTCGAGGTTGGTTGCCGCCGCTGGGTTCATTGACAACGACGGCGACACCCGATGGCCCGCGGCCTCTCCTTGAAGGTGCGATGCATGGTGTAGGCCAACGACGTGTGTGGCCTCCGGTTCAGGCACGGTGGCGAGTGGGTGAGGCCCCGGACAGGGGCTATCCAGGTAGCGGCTGATGTCGCCGTCGGCGTTGTACGACATGGCACCGGTAGAACGCGGAGGCTGGAAGGCCATGCCAAGCAGTTCAGTTTCTCCAATTTTATGTTATTTTCTCAATAATTTCAATATTCATTCCATAAATAATTGCATATGTATCATGCTCACTTATCtacaaaatgaaataaaattacAATTATAGAATAATTCATCTTCGTGTAAGAAAAAGATCAAATCTGAACTCTTTCCCAATTGCATCCGATAACATAATTAAAAAGTACACAGAatatcccgcagcaacgcgcggggaatTCACCTAGTATCTAAGTAGTCTTATGTATGTTACCATAACCTCTCCTTTCATGTACTACATAAAAATCCATCCAAATGTTGCTGCGAGCAACTGCAACCTCTATGATAAAAGCACAATTTAATATtaaaaatgatcatgagagGAACACTGGATGAGCTTAGTAAACAATGAAATTCTATGAGAAAGGAGAAATCATGCAAAAATAAATCCTACAtgcatttttaaaaaaaaagacggAATAGCTATTCCATTGAATTGATAAATGCAGTGGACTCACTAGCGACAAAGGTCATAGTCTCCTACTCCattcgttccaaattgtaggtcgtttgacttttctGACACCAAATTTGACCAATTGTCTTactaaaataaagaaaaagtctaaattactcccgtGAACTATATCCAAAGTTttgataaccccctaaactattgttTGATTCATTTTGTCCCCCCAACTATAGACTTTGGTTCAAATGATCCCTTAACACAATTTGTGTTTTTCATTTCTCCATACATTGGTGGAGTCTTAAGCtcaaattttacaagatgatagtaAATATCATAACACATCTTAGAAAATATATCacaatttattattattattttgataggttagtatatttaataataaattaataattggagttcaaaattatataaaattaatgaataaaaaattataacaatttttttaatatgcattgtAATGTCCACTACTAttctgcaaaatttgaaattaaaattcaactagtgtatgaagaaacaaaaaatacaAATTGTATTATGGTGTAAAATGTAttaaattgcatagtttaggaGGTAAATTGAATTAAATTATATTTTAGgaggttatccagactttggctatagtacATGAGAGTAATTTAggcttttttcttaaaaatatatataaatatagtcaaatttaagtcattcttgaagaaattgtattgataaagcaatgcacaacaaaagaagtgatattgtCAATACGATGACTATTTTTTATCTAAAAATAACTAATTTGCGTAAAATTGTCCTTCTAAAATTATATGAGCCTTTTTAAGAGGAAATGTAAATTCACGggtaaattcaaaaaataaaaaaaatttgccaAGCACCGAGCAGGCCCAAGCCCAACTCCCAACTCACGCCCACTTGAAAAGGCCGAAAGGTACGCCAAATGCAAATGCCACGACCCGCCTGGTCACCTTCCCAACTCGCCGCCGTAGCCGCATGacacccgccgccggccggccatccCCTACGGTCGCCACCCTCCTCGGCCGCTGCCGCACCGCCTGCTGCGTCGCGCAGGTCCGATCCCGCAtcgtcctcctcggcctccaAAACCACCAAGCCCTCCTCGCCCGCTTCGCCACTACCTGCAATGACCTCGCGTCCCcctcctccatcgccgccgccgccagcaggcCATCCCCCGCGGTGGCCACCCTCCTCGGCCGCTGCCGCACGACTCGCTGCGTCGCTCAGCTCCACGCCCGCATCATCCGCCTTGGCCTCCACAACCATCACGCCCTCCTCGCCCGCTTCGCCGCTGCCTGCGACGCCCTTGAGTGCCCCTCCGTCGCCGCCTCGTTCATCACCGCGCTTCTCGAATCCCACGCCGCCCCGCTGCGCCTCCGCAATGCCGTGCTTGCGTCCCTCGCTCGCCACGCCCCGCTccacgccgcgctcgccgaGTTCAACCTCCTCCTCCGACGAGGCGTGCGCCCCGACTCCTTCTCATTCCCTTGCCTCCTCCGCGCGTGCGCCCGCGCATCCTGCATCCCAGCCGGACGCgccctgcacgccgccgccatccgcctcGGCGTCCACGCCGACCTCTTCGTCCGCACGGCGCTCATCCAGTTCTACGGGAGGTGCGGAACGGCCTGCACGGCCCGGGCTCTATTTGATCAGATCGACATCCCCAGCGATGTTTCCTGGACCGCCATTATTGTGGCGTATGTCAACAATGGTGACATTGTCGCCGCCAGAGAGCTGTTTGATAGAATGCCACAGCGGAACGTGGTGCACTGGAATGTGATGGTTGATGGGTATGTAAAGTGTGGGGACTTGGAGGGCGCAAGGAGGCTGTTTGATGAAATGCCTGACAGAACTGCTACGGCATGCACATCGTTGATTGGTGGGTATGCAAAGTCAGGGAACTTGGAAGCTGCTAGATCATTGTTTGATAAGTTAGAGGACCGGGATGTGTTCTCATGGTCAGCAATGATATCAGGTTATGCGCAGAATGGTTACCCTGGAGAGGCATTGATGATTTTCGATGAGTTCCAAGAGCAAGGCATACGTCCAGACGAGCTTGTTGTTGTTGGTCTGATGTCAGCATGCTCCCAATTAGGTAACGCCAGGTTGGCACGGTGGATTGAAGATTACATCGCAAAGTACTCGATAGATGTGAACAATGTCCATGTGTTGGCTGGCCTTGTGAACATGAATGCAAAGTGTGGGAACTTGGAGAGGGCTACTGTTTTGTTTGAGTCAATGCCAGTTCGAGATGTGTTTTCATATTGTTCACTGATGCAAGGTCATTGCCTCCATGGTTCAGCTAATAAGGCTGTTGAACTTTTCTCTCGGATGCTTTTGGAGGGCTTTTCCCCCGATAATGCTGTGTTTACAGTTGTTTTAACAGCTTGCAGTCATGCTGGTCTAGTAGAAGAAGGGAAGAAGTTCTTTGATATGATGAAGAATGTGTACTTGATTGCGCCTTCTGGTGAGCATTATGCTTGCCTTGTCAGTCTTCTTGGATGCTGTGGGATGCTAAATGAGGCATACGAGCTTATAATGTCGATGCCAGGGAAACCTCATCCTGGAGCATGGGGTGCACTGCTGGGCGGATGCAAGCTTCATGGTAACATT
This sequence is a window from Panicum virgatum strain AP13 chromosome 7K, P.virgatum_v5, whole genome shotgun sequence. Protein-coding genes within it:
- the LOC120640933 gene encoding putative pentatricopeptide repeat-containing protein At5g37570, with product MTPAAGRPSPTVATLLGRCRTACCVAQVRSRIVLLGLQNHQALLARFATTCNDLASPSSIAAAASRPSPAVATLLGRCRTTRCVAQLHARIIRLGLHNHHALLARFAAACDALECPSVAASFITALLESHAAPLRLRNAVLASLARHAPLHAALAEFNLLLRRGVRPDSFSFPCLLRACARASCIPAGRALHAAAIRLGVHADLFVRTALIQFYGRCGTACTARALFDQIDIPSDVSWTAIIVAYVNNGDIVAARELFDRMPQRNVVHWNVMVDGYVKCGDLEGARRLFDEMPDRTATACTSLIGGYAKSGNLEAARSLFDKLEDRDVFSWSAMISGYAQNGYPGEALMIFDEFQEQGIRPDELVVVGLMSACSQLGNARLARWIEDYIAKYSIDVNNVHVLAGLVNMNAKCGNLERATVLFESMPVRDVFSYCSLMQGHCLHGSANKAVELFSRMLLEGFSPDNAVFTVVLTACSHAGLVEEGKKFFDMMKNVYLIAPSGEHYACLVSLLGCCGMLNEAYELIMSMPGKPHPGAWGALLGGCKLHGNIELGKIAAKKLFEIEPDNAGNYVSLSNMYANIDRWGDVSELRAEMTEKRITKIAGRTLVLQ
- the LOC120640932 gene encoding photosystem I subunit O-like, whose product is MAAAAAVSGLAGAALASRPAFSTSFVRGGRVSARNPLMTRNLERNGRITCMTFPRDWLRRDLSVIGFGLIGWIGPSSVPVINGNSLTGLFFSSIGQELAHFPTPPPVTSQFWLWLVTWHLGLFIVLTFGQIGFKGRTEDYFEK